A segment of the Longimicrobiales bacterium genome:
CGCGAGCGCACGACTGATCGACAGTCCGAGGCCGACGCCGTCGGTCAGTGTCGATGCGTCGGGTCGGAGCTGCACGAACGGCTCGAAGATCTCCTCGATCCGCTCCTCCGGGACACCCGCGCCGGTGTCCGTCACGTGTACCCGCGTGCTCGTACTGTCGACCTCGCACTCGATGGTGATGCGGCCGCCTTCCGGCGTGAACTTGATCGCGTTGGACAGCAGGTTCATCAGGATCTGATCGAGCTTATCCGGATCGGCGAACGCATGCGCGGCCGCGAGCGAGGGCGGAATCACGCAGTGCAGCCGACGCGCATTCAGCTGCGGCGTGAGCAGCGTCACGATCTCCTGCACGGCACTCGGCAGGTCCACGTCGCGGGCGGCGAAACGCACGCTCCCCGCCTCCAGCTTCGCGAAGTTGAGGATGTCGTTGATCAGTGCGAGCAGGTGGTGGCCACTGCGCTGGATGCGCTCCAGCGCCTGCAGCTGCGCCTCCGTCATGGGACCGTGGATCTCGAGCTGGAGGAGCTGCGCGTGGCCGGCGATCGCATTCAACGGGGTGCGCAGCTCGTGGCTCATTGCGGCGAGGAACTGTGACTTGGCAGCGTTTGCCTCCTCGGCCACGCGCCGTGCCTGCTCGGCCGCGGCATTCGACGCATGCAGCGCGTCGTTGGCGGCGTGGAGCTCACGGTTGCGCTCCTCGAGCTCGGACATCAGCTGTATCAGCTCGTCCGCCTGCGCTTCCAGCTCGATCGCCTGCTGCTCGAGCTGCTCGTGCGACGCCCGCAGCTCGGCCAGCAGCGCGCCCTTCTCCTCCAGCATGGACTCGGCGGCTTCCCGCGCCGCCTGCTCACGCAGCAGCTGCCGCTCACGCTCGGCCGCGGCGCGCTGCTCCGTCACGTCCTGGCAGGTGCCGACCAGGCGGACGACCCGGCCGTTCCGGGTCACTGCCCGGCCGTGCGTCTGCAGCACGCACACTGCGCCGTCCGGCCGCTGGATCCGCTCCTCCCACTGGAAGGCGCCGGCCGTCTGCAGCGCGTGCTCGACGGCGGCCGTCACCCGCGTGCGCTCCTCCGGCAGCAGCCGCTCCAGGAATGCGTCGTAGGAGGGGGTGAAGCCGTCGGGATCGACGCCGTAGACGTCGTACAGCGCCGGGGACCACTGCAGCTTGCCGGTGTCGACGTCCCACGACCAGCTCCCGAGCCGGGCGACACGCTGCGCCTCGTCGAGTCTCCGGCCGTGCTCCTCGAGCTGCTCCTGCGTGCGACGCCGCTCCGTCAGGTCGCGCAGCAGGATGGCGAAGCCGGCACCTCCCCGCTCCGGCGCATAGCGCAGGATCTGGGTGTGCGTCCAGATGCGCGTCCCGTCCGCGCGGGGGTGCCAGCCCTCGAACTCGAACTCGCCGGCCGCCCGCGCGGCCTCCAGCGCCGACTGCTTGCGTTCCTGCGCACCGGGGTCCTCCGCCAGCAGCTCGCGGATCGATCGGCCGACCGCCTGGCGTTCGTCCCAGCCGAGCAGGCGCGTCGCTCCCGTGTTCCACTCCGTCACGACGCCCGCATCGTCCAGTGCGATCATCGCGTGGTCGCGGATCCGCTCCAGCAGCAGGCTGGCGAGCCCGTCACGCTTCTGTTCGTTCCGCACAGCGGCACCTCCGGTGATGCGAAGCTCCGGCCGTTCCGCCCCCGTACCACACCGCCACCCAGGAAGCCGACGAGCCCTGGAAGGTTGGTCCCCCGGGCAACAGCGGCAAGGCCCCGGCCAGCGCGAAAGGAAGGAAGCAGCCGGCATGCAGCAACACACGCGCCTTTACAGCAGCCGGACGCAGCCCTAGAATGCCCAGCGAAACCACGTCTCACGAGACAACTTCGCGCACCAACTAGCGGCGGTTCCGAACGGTGTTTGCTGCACCGGGCCGCCAAGGAGCCGGTCATGTCGGAGAACACGCGCATCCGTGTCACGCTGCGCTGGGTCCAGATCCTCGACAACAAGGAGCCGTTCTACAAGGAGCGCGGTGAGTTCTTCTTCCGCGCCAGTGTACGCGGCAATGGTGCCCCGCAGGAGACGCGGATCCCGGAGGACGGCACGTTCGAGATCTCCGACCATCCGGCCTGGAACCGGGTCAATTTCGACCGCGTCATCTTCGATGGCCCGGTGGGCGACAGCCTCGAGATCCAGCTCCATGGCGAGGAAGTCGACACGACGTCGGGCAACGACACGCTCGAGCTGTACAAGCGCACGTTCCGGGGCGACCCCTCCGCGTGGCTGGGCGAGCACTCGCCGCACGACGAGGACGAGGACCCGGAGAACCTGAAGGACTGGCGCGTCTGCTACCGGATCGAGCGCGCCTGAGCGCGCGCCCGACCGTTTCATTCCAGGCGATGCACGGCCGCTCGACAAGGGCGGCCGTTCGCGTATCTGCAACAGGAGGCCAGACCATGCGATCGATCGCTCCCGCCTTGGCTCTTGTCCTGACTGCAGCGCTGGCGGCGCCGTCCGCCGCACAGTCGCTCGACATCCGCGAGTGGCCCGTCCCCTGGGAGGACTCGCGCCCCCGCGATCCCTTCGTCGACGGCAACGGGCAGGTCTGGTTCGTCGGGCAGCGCGGCAACTACGTCGCAGCGCTCGACCCCGAATCGGGCGAGTTCCGCCGCTTCGAACTGCCCGAGCGCGCACTGCCACACAACCTGATCGTCGATGATGCCGGCATCGTCTGGTACGCCGGCAACGGCAACGCGCACATCGGCCGACTCGACCCGGCCACGGGGGAGGTCGAGCAGATCCCGATGCCGGACGACGCGGCGCGCGACCCGCACACGCTCGCGTTCGACGCCAACGGCGACATCTGGTTCACCGTCCAGGGCGGCAACTTCATCGG
Coding sequences within it:
- a CDS encoding ATP-binding protein; protein product: MRNEQKRDGLASLLLERIRDHAMIALDDAGVVTEWNTGATRLLGWDERQAVGRSIRELLAEDPGAQERKQSALEAARAAGEFEFEGWHPRADGTRIWTHTQILRYAPERGGAGFAILLRDLTERRRTQEQLEEHGRRLDEAQRVARLGSWSWDVDTGKLQWSPALYDVYGVDPDGFTPSYDAFLERLLPEERTRVTAAVEHALQTAGAFQWEERIQRPDGAVCVLQTHGRAVTRNGRVVRLVGTCQDVTEQRAAAERERQLLREQAAREAAESMLEEKGALLAELRASHEQLEQQAIELEAQADELIQLMSELEERNRELHAANDALHASNAAAEQARRVAEEANAAKSQFLAAMSHELRTPLNAIAGHAQLLQLEIHGPMTEAQLQALERIQRSGHHLLALINDILNFAKLEAGSVRFAARDVDLPSAVQEIVTLLTPQLNARRLHCVIPPSLAAAHAFADPDKLDQILMNLLSNAIKFTPEGGRITIECEVDSTSTRVHVTDTGAGVPEERIEEIFEPFVQLRPDASTLTDGVGLGLSISRALARGMRGDLLASNVPTGGARFTLVLPAAAGVLSAQAVVRS